The following are encoded in a window of Paenibacillaceae bacterium GAS479 genomic DNA:
- a CDS encoding transcriptional regulator, ArsR family translates to MKSDASNVPEPYSSDFREEDPVEVESEHAVPEVQQDLTAVKAAMLDDESALQLADWLKAFSDPTRVKLVGALLHSELCVHDLTVLLEMNQSAVSHQLRYLRNMRIVKRRKQGKTVYYSLDDDHVEQIFRQTLQHIRHS, encoded by the coding sequence ATGAAATCGGATGCTTCAAACGTTCCTGAACCCTATTCTTCCGATTTCCGAGAAGAGGATCCGGTGGAGGTAGAATCAGAGCATGCTGTGCCAGAGGTTCAGCAGGATCTGACTGCGGTGAAAGCGGCGATGCTGGATGATGAATCCGCGCTTCAGCTTGCAGATTGGCTGAAAGCTTTCAGCGACCCGACGCGGGTCAAGCTGGTAGGAGCTCTGCTGCATAGCGAGCTATGCGTACATGATCTGACCGTACTGCTGGAAATGAACCAGTCGGCCGTATCCCATCAGCTGCGATACCTCCGTAACATGCGTATCGTCAAGCGCCGCAAACAAGGGAAAACGGTGTATTATTCCCTAGATGACGATCATGTGGAACAGATTTTCCGCCAGACGTTGCAACATATTCGGCATTCCTGA
- a CDS encoding Putative intracellular protease/amidase, producing the protein MNHKRILIVVTSASQMNPEKSTGLWLSEFAEPYIEFSKQGYAITVASPLGGQTPIDGNSLSAETSQELLDTQKYLANTVKLDGVEAKDYDVIFLPGGHGTMFDFPDNEKLQTLLREFYEADKVVAAVCHGPAALVNAKLSDGSYLVAGKRLTAFTNTEEKAAGLDAEMPFLLESKLREAGSEFVGSEDWSDHMEADGNLITGQNPQSTLSVTKEVIARLG; encoded by the coding sequence TTGAATCATAAACGCATTCTCATCGTTGTTACTTCGGCTAGCCAAATGAATCCGGAAAAATCCACGGGTTTGTGGCTTTCCGAGTTCGCAGAGCCTTATATTGAGTTTTCCAAGCAAGGTTATGCCATTACAGTGGCAAGTCCTCTGGGCGGCCAAACGCCGATCGACGGAAACAGCTTGAGTGCAGAAACGTCTCAGGAGTTGCTTGATACGCAAAAGTATTTGGCGAATACGGTGAAGCTCGATGGCGTCGAAGCAAAGGATTATGATGTGATCTTCCTGCCAGGCGGCCACGGCACAATGTTTGATTTCCCCGATAATGAGAAGCTTCAAACACTGCTGCGCGAATTTTATGAAGCTGACAAAGTTGTCGCTGCTGTATGCCACGGCCCTGCCGCTCTGGTGAATGCGAAGCTGTCGGACGGCAGCTATCTCGTTGCGGGTAAACGCTTGACAGCTTTCACAAACACCGAAGAAAAAGCGGCCGGACTCGACGCCGAAATGCCGTTTTTGCTGGAGTCCAAGCTGCGTGAAGCGGGCTCGGAGTTTGTGGGGAGCGAGGATTGGAGCGATCATATGGAGGCGGACGGCAATTTGATTACCGGTCAAAATCCGCAATCCACGCTTAGCGTCACTAAGGAAGTTATCGCGAGATTGGGTTAA
- a CDS encoding integrase/recombinase XerD, whose protein sequence is MSATNHELQETYGEELELFGIWMKNQGMTSSTEKAYLADVRQYLSMLYPADLGNTGKLEIMRYLSRSREGGAGDEARNRKLSSLRAFYRSLNEMDRLSSNPAALTPKSRQQKNRIPVYLEEGQLLQLFQHVEGKHRERNLSILLLMAYAGLRVGEIHRLNIHDLKPDGILSVLGKGRKWRYLPLPDSLAGLLRRMMEENLLEMRQGKEQPMFISQLGRRLSIRMIQTIADATLRRLQGELPELSMKKLSSHKLRHSFATMQIRSGTDIRTLQELLGHASIETTQIYTHIDNYQMKAAMEQMSGKLPSLG, encoded by the coding sequence TTGTCTGCGACCAATCATGAGCTTCAAGAGACATATGGCGAGGAATTGGAGCTGTTCGGCATCTGGATGAAAAACCAGGGTATGACGAGCTCAACCGAAAAAGCTTATCTGGCGGATGTCAGACAATATCTGTCGATGTTGTACCCAGCTGATCTGGGAAATACCGGCAAGCTGGAAATTATGCGTTACTTATCACGCAGTCGGGAGGGAGGAGCCGGAGATGAAGCGCGGAACCGTAAACTGTCGTCTTTGAGGGCATTTTATCGCTCGTTGAATGAGATGGATCGGCTGAGCAGTAATCCGGCTGCGCTTACGCCAAAGTCAAGGCAACAGAAAAACCGTATTCCGGTGTATTTAGAGGAAGGACAGCTGCTGCAGCTGTTCCAGCATGTGGAGGGCAAACATCGCGAGCGTAATCTTTCCATTTTGCTGCTGATGGCATATGCTGGACTTCGTGTCGGTGAAATTCACCGCTTAAATATTCATGACCTTAAACCAGATGGGATTTTATCGGTGTTGGGTAAAGGCCGCAAGTGGCGCTACCTCCCGCTCCCGGACAGCTTGGCGGGGCTGCTGCGCCGCATGATGGAAGAGAATCTGCTGGAGATGAGGCAGGGCAAGGAGCAGCCGATGTTCATCAGCCAGCTTGGGCGCAGGCTGTCAATTCGCATGATCCAGACGATTGCAGATGCAACGCTGCGTCGGCTACAGGGCGAGCTTCCCGAGCTGTCGATGAAAAAGCTGTCCAGCCATAAGCTAAGGCATAGTTTTGCAACGATGCAAATTCGTAGCGGCACGGACATCCGCACGCTTCAGGAACTGCTCGGTCATGCGAGCATCGAAACAACACAAATTTATACACATATTGATAACTATCAGATGAAGGCGGCGATGGAGCAAATGTCAGGAAAGCTGCCTTCGCTTGGATGA
- a CDS encoding transcriptional regulator, TetR family, producing MRNPNTDLRVIRTKESIRNALVELINERSFEAITVKDITTRARINRGTFYAYYQDKFDLMTKCEEELMFDMSKIIKQSFPSVIATLETGSQAIAPFSFTVLLFEYLGINSALMKALLVQKGNFSFQARLKEFIWETLFGNNPDAFVKEENLLVPQQYLSSYMGSAIIGVIQQWLESGRRESPEDMARILTTITVNGPFFAAGLKK from the coding sequence TTGCGTAATCCAAATACGGATTTACGTGTCATTCGAACTAAAGAATCCATTCGAAATGCACTAGTAGAATTAATAAATGAAAGAAGTTTCGAAGCCATTACGGTTAAAGACATAACAACAAGGGCGCGAATTAATCGAGGTACATTTTATGCATACTATCAAGACAAATTTGATTTAATGACGAAGTGTGAAGAAGAATTGATGTTTGATATGTCCAAAATTATAAAACAAAGCTTTCCAAGTGTTATTGCCACACTTGAAACGGGCTCTCAGGCTATAGCACCATTTTCTTTTACAGTTTTATTATTTGAGTATTTAGGTATAAATAGTGCACTTATGAAAGCTCTGTTAGTTCAAAAGGGGAATTTTTCATTTCAAGCAAGATTGAAAGAATTTATATGGGAGACACTCTTTGGGAATAATCCAGATGCATTTGTAAAGGAGGAAAATCTTCTGGTGCCACAACAATATTTATCTTCTTATATGGGGAGTGCAATCATAGGAGTAATTCAACAATGGTTAGAAAGTGGCAGGAGAGAGTCTCCTGAAGATATGGCTCGTATCCTAACAACCATTACAGTTAATGGTCCCTTCTTTGCAGCTGGTTTAAAGAAATAA
- a CDS encoding malate synthase gives MNEQQLAGLMLNAPKLEPEEEPLLHPEALAFVRRLEEQFGERRKALLRERARRQEAFDHGEKPDFRLDTAPIRSGNWEVRPAPPSLKDRRVEITGPAGDRKMVINALNSGAQVFMCDLEDANSPTWSNVVGGQRNIRDACAGTIRFTSAEGKQYELADRPAVLKVRPRGWHMEEKHVLLNGMPISASLFDFGLFAWHNAREQALKGEGAYLYLPKLESMEEAALWANVFLHTEEEFHLERGTFRATVLIETLPAAFEMEEILYVLKDHIDGLNCGRWDYIFSYIKKLRRHPDIILPDRGLVTMESPFMSAYATLAVRVCHKRGAHCIGGMAAQIPIKNNPSANAEALDKVRRDKLREVRLGHDGTWVAHPALVPIAREVFDTLMPGPHQLGAIPDGPDCTAEKLLELPEGVITEHGVRTNLSVGIQYVAAWLGGAGAVPIQGLMEDVATAEISRAQLWQWLHHPRGILADGRRFTGDLLDLWLNEELERQLAESTDKGMKIELLRQAAELFREMTVAEQLPEFLTTVAYPFLHDMNY, from the coding sequence ATGAATGAGCAGCAACTGGCTGGACTCATGCTGAATGCGCCGAAGCTGGAGCCGGAAGAGGAGCCGTTGCTCCACCCAGAGGCATTAGCCTTTGTCAGGCGATTGGAGGAGCAGTTCGGTGAGCGACGCAAAGCGTTGCTCCGCGAGCGGGCGAGGCGGCAAGAGGCATTTGACCATGGGGAGAAACCTGACTTCCGCCTAGACACCGCCCCCATTCGCAGTGGTAACTGGGAGGTTCGGCCCGCTCCACCGTCGCTCAAGGATCGGCGGGTGGAGATTACCGGTCCAGCAGGGGATCGCAAAATGGTCATCAACGCGCTTAATTCCGGGGCTCAGGTGTTCATGTGTGATCTTGAGGATGCCAACTCTCCTACTTGGAGCAATGTTGTCGGCGGACAGCGGAATATACGAGATGCATGCGCTGGTACGATCCGCTTCACGAGTGCTGAAGGTAAACAGTATGAGCTGGCCGATCGTCCAGCCGTGCTGAAGGTACGTCCGCGAGGCTGGCATATGGAAGAGAAACATGTGCTTTTGAACGGCATGCCGATTTCCGCAAGTTTGTTCGACTTCGGACTGTTCGCATGGCATAATGCGCGCGAGCAGGCGTTGAAGGGTGAGGGCGCCTATCTGTATCTTCCCAAGCTGGAAAGTATGGAGGAGGCGGCACTATGGGCGAATGTGTTTCTTCATACCGAAGAGGAGTTCCATCTGGAGCGAGGGACGTTCCGTGCGACGGTGCTGATCGAGACGCTGCCCGCTGCATTTGAGATGGAGGAAATTCTCTACGTGCTTAAGGATCATATTGATGGACTCAATTGCGGCCGGTGGGATTATATCTTCTCCTATATCAAAAAGCTCCGCCGCCATCCTGATATAATCCTGCCCGATCGCGGCTTGGTGACGATGGAATCGCCGTTCATGTCCGCGTATGCCACGCTTGCGGTACGGGTATGTCATAAGCGCGGTGCACATTGCATTGGCGGCATGGCTGCACAAATACCGATCAAGAACAACCCCTCCGCCAACGCCGAAGCACTGGATAAGGTTCGCCGAGATAAATTGCGCGAGGTAAGGCTCGGTCATGACGGCACCTGGGTCGCCCATCCGGCGCTCGTGCCGATCGCAAGGGAAGTGTTTGACACTCTTATGCCTGGACCTCATCAACTCGGAGCTATTCCGGATGGGCCGGATTGCACAGCGGAGAAGCTGCTGGAGCTGCCGGAAGGAGTCATTACGGAGCACGGTGTCAGAACAAATCTGTCCGTTGGCATTCAATATGTAGCGGCTTGGCTGGGCGGGGCAGGAGCGGTGCCAATTCAGGGGTTGATGGAGGATGTGGCCACAGCGGAAATATCCCGTGCCCAGCTATGGCAGTGGCTGCATCATCCAAGAGGGATACTGGCAGATGGACGGCGCTTTACGGGCGATCTGTTAGATTTGTGGTTGAACGAAGAGTTGGAGCGTCAACTAGCGGAAAGCACGGACAAAGGGATGAAAATAGAATTGCTCCGTCAAGCTGCCGAATTGTTCCGTGAGATGACTGTGGCGGAACAACTGCCTGAGTTTTTGACGACAGTCGCGTATCCTTTTCTTCATGACATGAATTATTAA
- a CDS encoding Predicted transcriptional regulator containing CBS domains, translating into MGPADFSTKHDQLITYMESLEVGTRVSVRKIAQALDVSEGTAYRAIKEAESRGIVSTKLRTGTVRVDSRKQEKIDKLTFEEIVSIVDGQVLGGKAGLQKTLNKFVIGAMQLEAMMGYIEPDNLLIVGNRDKAHYSALSLGAGVLVTGGFGTSQEVVELADRLELPILSSTYDTFTVAALINRAIYDRLIKKQIVLVSDILRHDLPLAYLHKDALVSDAMRQIDETNHNRFPVVDDDMRPIGMVTTKDLIGAQLEEPIAGRMTPHPKTCTPQTSVATVGHMMVGEAIELLPVVAADGRLAGVISRKDVLQAMQQIQHQPQNGETLEDQIRRMFHEGREADGRVYYEGPAEALFSNTMGNLSEGVLSGLIHHAAVRTIRDHRRSNLIADSHSVYYFAPVEIDQMLRLYPVLIELSRKFCKVEVQVFADGQKVAQSMLTARLME; encoded by the coding sequence ATGGGACCAGCCGATTTTTCTACCAAACATGATCAGCTTATTACCTATATGGAAAGTTTAGAGGTCGGAACGCGTGTTTCGGTGCGCAAAATCGCACAAGCTCTGGATGTGAGCGAAGGCACAGCTTATCGAGCCATCAAAGAGGCAGAGTCGCGCGGCATCGTCAGCACGAAGCTGCGTACCGGTACGGTGCGGGTGGACAGCCGCAAGCAGGAGAAGATCGACAAGCTGACGTTCGAAGAGATCGTCTCGATTGTCGACGGCCAGGTGCTCGGAGGGAAAGCAGGTCTGCAGAAAACGCTGAACAAGTTTGTCATCGGCGCTATGCAGCTGGAAGCAATGATGGGCTACATAGAGCCGGACAATTTGCTCATTGTTGGCAACCGCGACAAGGCTCATTATAGTGCGCTTTCGCTAGGCGCCGGGGTGCTGGTAACAGGCGGTTTTGGGACAAGCCAGGAAGTCGTAGAACTGGCCGACCGGCTTGAGCTGCCCATTCTCAGCAGCACTTATGACACGTTTACGGTGGCGGCGCTAATCAACCGGGCGATTTATGATCGTTTGATCAAAAAGCAGATCGTGCTGGTTTCGGATATTTTGCGCCATGATCTTCCGCTGGCTTATTTACATAAGGATGCCCTTGTCAGCGATGCAATGCGGCAAATTGACGAGACGAACCACAACCGCTTCCCTGTTGTCGACGATGACATGAGACCGATTGGCATGGTGACAACGAAGGATCTGATTGGAGCGCAGCTGGAGGAGCCTATTGCTGGCCGTATGACGCCCCATCCTAAAACTTGCACACCTCAGACATCGGTGGCAACAGTAGGTCATATGATGGTCGGCGAGGCGATCGAGCTTCTGCCGGTTGTGGCTGCGGATGGCAGGCTTGCCGGTGTTATTAGTCGTAAAGATGTGCTGCAAGCGATGCAGCAGATTCAGCATCAGCCACAGAACGGTGAAACGCTGGAGGATCAGATACGGCGTATGTTCCATGAAGGACGCGAAGCGGATGGTCGTGTTTATTACGAAGGCCCCGCCGAGGCGCTGTTCAGTAACACAATGGGCAATTTGTCGGAAGGAGTGCTGTCCGGCCTTATCCATCATGCCGCGGTACGTACCATTCGCGATCATCGACGCAGCAACTTGATTGCGGATAGCCATTCTGTGTATTATTTCGCTCCAGTAGAGATTGATCAGATGCTCCGCCTGTACCCGGTCCTGATCGAGCTGAGCCGCAAATTCTGCAAGGTCGAGGTCCAGGTATTCGCCGATGGCCAAAAGGTCGCTCAGTCGATGCTGACTGCGAGGTTGATGGAGTAA
- a CDS encoding Cd2+/Zn2+-exporting ATPase: protein MNEFRVKGLSCGNCAMDLERQIRKLPHGEGATLHYSSARLVVDERIEMDRVRKILKSDGAVIQAALNGPGSAAALKAPFPMAGQANSCSSSDCGCSADGHKHNHSHNHNHSHSHDHNHDHSHDHASHKHSHGDNHQHAHSHGGHDHSHSHDHAHGDHDHHGHDHSHSVGKGIYIELGISFALFLTALIAENSFPYSVIVILYLAAIGLSGWRTFWKGLRNLVQLRFTMDTLMTVALIGAVAIQEWKEAALVAILFGINELLEGLGMNRARQSMEKLLNAAPKEAILLENGQKRSIPVSELSEGHTVLVSAGAQIPSDGTILTGSSSVNEAAITGESIPVDKKPGDTVFGGSLNQEGSLTIRIDKAFKQSSLAKILQLVQEAQESKTPTELFINRFSRYYTPAIMIIAALVMLIPPLFFGGEWREWLYEGLAVLIVGCPCALILSSPVAILAGITKLAREGILVKGGAFLEQLGRIRIIAFDKTGTLTKGKPHVAAVQSWDDRFLPVTASMESGSSHPLATAIMNYMKEQNVEHETIETQTALGRGLTATIDGNSYVLGSPQLLDQLELSNAVEAKEKIESYREQGLTLVLLADESKVLGIFGLSDELRPETPEVVKELHRAGISRTVMLTGDHAISAKRMAAASGVKDYEASLLPEDKVDRIKELRKAGRVAMIGDGINDAPALATADLGIAMGKGTDSAIETADLVLMQDHLGKLPSAIRTAKLTNRIITFNISISLGLKIIALLLTIPGWLTLWIAILSDMGATILVSLVSMILLLPSRKASSSTTSQAS, encoded by the coding sequence TTGAATGAATTCCGAGTAAAGGGACTTAGCTGCGGCAACTGTGCCATGGACTTGGAGCGGCAAATCCGCAAACTTCCCCATGGTGAAGGAGCAACACTGCATTATTCCTCTGCACGGCTGGTCGTAGATGAGCGGATCGAAATGGATCGCGTCCGTAAAATTTTGAAATCCGATGGTGCTGTCATTCAAGCAGCTCTAAATGGACCAGGATCGGCTGCGGCTCTGAAAGCCCCCTTTCCGATGGCCGGGCAAGCGAACTCATGTTCTTCAAGCGACTGCGGCTGCTCAGCAGACGGACACAAACATAATCATTCGCATAACCACAATCATAGCCATAGTCACGATCATAATCATGACCACAGCCATGACCATGCTTCGCATAAGCACAGTCACGGGGATAACCACCAACATGCACACTCTCACGGCGGTCACGATCACAGCCATAGTCACGACCATGCTCACGGCGATCATGACCATCATGGACATGACCACTCCCACTCCGTCGGCAAGGGCATCTACATCGAGCTCGGTATCAGCTTTGCTTTATTCCTGACGGCACTTATAGCAGAAAACAGCTTCCCTTACAGTGTCATTGTAATCCTATATTTGGCTGCGATTGGGCTAAGTGGCTGGAGAACGTTCTGGAAAGGCCTACGCAACCTCGTTCAGCTGCGATTCACGATGGATACGCTGATGACCGTGGCGCTCATTGGAGCTGTGGCCATTCAAGAATGGAAAGAAGCTGCGCTAGTAGCGATTCTATTCGGTATTAACGAGTTGCTTGAAGGATTAGGTATGAATCGAGCAAGACAGTCTATGGAAAAGCTTCTCAACGCTGCTCCTAAAGAGGCCATTCTGCTTGAGAACGGCCAGAAGCGTTCCATTCCTGTATCCGAGCTGTCTGAAGGTCATACCGTTCTCGTAAGCGCCGGAGCGCAAATTCCTTCGGATGGAACGATTCTGACGGGGAGCAGCTCCGTCAACGAAGCGGCCATCACCGGTGAATCAATCCCTGTCGATAAAAAGCCTGGCGACACCGTGTTCGGCGGCAGCTTGAATCAGGAAGGAAGCCTGACGATCCGCATTGATAAGGCGTTTAAACAGTCCTCCCTTGCCAAGATTCTGCAGCTGGTACAGGAGGCACAGGAATCCAAAACGCCAACGGAGCTGTTTATCAACCGTTTTTCCCGGTATTATACTCCGGCAATTATGATCATTGCTGCTCTGGTCATGCTCATACCACCACTGTTTTTCGGTGGGGAATGGCGCGAATGGCTTTACGAAGGGCTAGCGGTGCTGATTGTAGGCTGTCCATGCGCGCTTATCCTCTCTTCGCCAGTCGCTATTCTTGCCGGCATTACCAAGCTTGCTAGAGAAGGCATTCTCGTTAAAGGCGGCGCTTTTCTGGAGCAGCTGGGACGAATTCGGATCATTGCTTTTGACAAAACGGGTACACTCACCAAAGGAAAACCACATGTTGCCGCTGTACAAAGTTGGGATGATCGCTTCCTCCCTGTAACAGCGTCCATGGAAAGTGGTTCCTCCCACCCACTGGCGACGGCAATCATGAATTATATGAAGGAACAGAATGTCGAGCATGAAACGATTGAAACACAAACCGCTTTAGGCCGTGGATTGACGGCAACGATTGATGGCAACTCTTATGTGCTCGGAAGTCCACAGCTTCTCGATCAACTGGAGCTCAGCAACGCCGTCGAGGCCAAAGAAAAAATCGAGTCCTATAGAGAACAAGGCCTTACGCTCGTATTGCTGGCAGATGAAAGTAAAGTGCTAGGAATCTTCGGCCTTTCCGATGAGCTTAGACCTGAAACTCCGGAAGTGGTCAAGGAGCTTCACCGCGCCGGAATCAGCCGCACCGTAATGCTGACTGGTGACCATGCAATCTCTGCGAAACGGATGGCTGCAGCAAGCGGGGTTAAAGATTACGAAGCAAGCCTGTTGCCAGAAGACAAAGTCGACCGTATCAAAGAGCTTAGGAAGGCTGGGCGGGTCGCCATGATCGGCGATGGCATCAATGACGCCCCTGCTCTTGCTACCGCTGATCTTGGTATTGCCATGGGCAAAGGCACGGACAGCGCCATCGAAACAGCTGATCTAGTGCTTATGCAAGATCATTTGGGCAAGCTGCCTTCAGCAATTCGAACCGCGAAGCTGACGAATCGCATTATTACTTTTAACATCAGCATTTCGCTCGGACTGAAAATAATAGCCCTCTTACTCACAATCCCAGGCTGGTTGACGCTCTGGATCGCTATTCTCTCCGATATGGGAGCAACGATCCTGGTGTCCTTGGTCAGTATGATCCTGCTCCTTCCGTCCCGCAAAGCTTCCTCCTCTACAACATCTCAAGCAAGCTAA
- a CDS encoding isocitrate lyase codes for MSRNQEDQKQQLLERWSSPRYDGIERPYSTEDVLKLRGSILIEHTIASRGASKLWDSLHEEDFVHALGALTGNQAVQQAKAGLKAIYLSGWQVAADANLAGQMYPDQSLYPSNSVPSVVKRINHALQRADQIQHSEGSGDIDFFIPIVADAEAGFGGALNVYELMKSMIEAGAAGVHLEDQLSSEKKCGHLGGKVLLPTQQAVRHLVSARLAADVLGVDTVLIARTDAYAAKLLTSDVDPSDHPFLTGSCSSEGFHYVRAGLDQAIARGLAYAPYADLVWCETSEPDLQEARMFAQAIHAAYPGKLLAYNCSPSFNWKKKLSDAEIASFQRELGKLGYKFQFVTLAGFHALNYSMFTLARDYRDRGMAAYSELQQAEFAAEPLGYEATRHQREVGTGYFDAVIQVVSGGLASTGALAESTESAQFATATSKEESA; via the coding sequence ATGAGCCGCAACCAAGAAGATCAGAAGCAGCAGCTGTTGGAGCGTTGGAGCTCCCCTCGTTACGATGGCATCGAGCGGCCTTACAGCACGGAAGATGTGCTAAAATTGCGAGGTTCGATTTTAATCGAACATACGATCGCATCCCGAGGCGCAAGCAAGTTATGGGACTCTCTGCACGAGGAAGACTTCGTTCACGCGCTCGGCGCGCTCACCGGTAACCAAGCGGTCCAGCAGGCAAAAGCCGGCCTGAAGGCCATCTACCTAAGCGGTTGGCAGGTCGCTGCGGATGCCAATCTGGCGGGACAAATGTACCCGGATCAGAGCTTGTATCCCTCTAACAGCGTACCGAGCGTCGTGAAACGGATCAATCATGCACTGCAGCGCGCGGATCAGATTCAGCATTCGGAGGGCAGCGGTGACATCGACTTTTTCATCCCTATTGTGGCGGATGCGGAGGCTGGCTTCGGCGGGGCGCTGAATGTGTACGAACTGATGAAGTCGATGATCGAGGCGGGAGCAGCGGGCGTACATCTAGAAGATCAGCTCTCATCGGAAAAGAAATGCGGCCATCTCGGCGGCAAAGTGTTGCTGCCAACACAACAGGCAGTGCGCCATCTGGTGTCCGCCAGGCTTGCGGCTGATGTACTGGGAGTAGATACGGTGCTGATCGCCCGTACCGATGCGTATGCAGCTAAGCTGCTCACTAGCGATGTTGATCCATCAGATCATCCATTCCTTACGGGTAGCTGCTCCTCGGAGGGCTTTCACTACGTGAGAGCTGGACTGGATCAAGCCATTGCTCGCGGGCTGGCTTATGCTCCTTATGCTGACCTCGTCTGGTGTGAGACTTCGGAGCCGGATTTACAGGAAGCGCGCATGTTCGCGCAGGCTATCCACGCGGCTTATCCCGGCAAGCTGCTCGCCTATAACTGTTCCCCCTCTTTCAACTGGAAAAAGAAGCTCAGCGATGCGGAAATCGCAAGCTTCCAACGGGAGCTCGGCAAGCTCGGTTACAAATTCCAGTTTGTAACGCTAGCCGGCTTCCATGCGCTCAATTACAGCATGTTCACACTGGCACGCGATTATCGAGATCGCGGCATGGCCGCTTACTCCGAGCTGCAGCAAGCCGAGTTCGCCGCTGAACCACTTGGTTATGAAGCGACTAGACATCAGCGGGAGGTTGGTACGGGGTATTTTGATGCGGTGATCCAGGTTGTCAGCGGTGGACTTGCCAGCACAGGTGCACTGGCGGAATCAACGGAGTCAGCGCAATTTGCAACAGCCACCTCCAAGGAGGAATCTGCATGA
- a CDS encoding DNA-binding transcriptional regulator, LysR family, whose amino-acid sequence MANFEWYRSFIRIYKHSSVSEAAKSRIMTQPAMSQHLAALEAEVGEPLFTRTARKMIPTERGKELYSGLAPLIEALEETTLGFNAVSSPTHPIVKIGTAPEMFRELVSPLLPLLQMSIHVQLGVAPALVELLEAEQVDLILTSQKFAVPGIEYVPYFTERFVVVAPPETVEPEAGTLKQREAWLLSQRWLSYGLELPIIRRFWRENFNKRPQLKPVHIFPDLHLILAAIQNGAGISLLPTYMLDNVLQAGSVKIICEPFSVTNDIFIAYLLKNRNHPSLIRLIDELKRPQN is encoded by the coding sequence ATGGCTAACTTTGAATGGTATCGCAGTTTTATCCGCATTTATAAACATAGCTCCGTCTCCGAAGCGGCCAAGTCAAGAATTATGACCCAGCCCGCAATGAGCCAACATTTGGCTGCGTTGGAGGCGGAGGTTGGCGAGCCTTTATTTACGAGAACAGCACGAAAAATGATTCCTACCGAACGCGGGAAAGAGCTATACTCCGGGCTCGCGCCGCTCATTGAAGCACTTGAGGAGACAACGCTCGGCTTCAACGCTGTTTCGTCGCCTACTCATCCTATTGTTAAGATCGGAACAGCTCCTGAAATGTTCCGCGAGCTGGTCTCGCCTTTACTCCCGCTTCTGCAGATGAGCATCCACGTGCAATTAGGGGTTGCCCCCGCGTTGGTTGAACTGCTGGAGGCGGAACAGGTTGACTTGATTCTCACCTCGCAAAAATTCGCCGTTCCAGGCATCGAATATGTTCCTTACTTCACGGAAAGGTTTGTTGTGGTAGCGCCGCCGGAAACTGTGGAGCCGGAGGCGGGCACGCTGAAACAGCGGGAAGCGTGGCTGCTGTCTCAACGCTGGCTCAGCTACGGCCTGGAGCTGCCGATCATCCGCCGCTTTTGGCGGGAAAATTTCAATAAACGGCCGCAGCTGAAGCCAGTACATATTTTTCCGGATCTGCATCTGATTTTGGCTGCGATCCAGAATGGAGCCGGAATCAGCCTGCTCCCAACCTATATGCTGGACAATGTTTTACAGGCCGGATCGGTGAAGATCATCTGCGAGCCATTTTCCGTAACCAATGATATTTTTATCGCCTATTTGCTGAAAAACCGTAACCATCCGAGCCTAATACGACTGATAGACGAACTAAAACGGCCTCAAAATTAA